The sequence GCGACCACCTTCGCCATGCGGGGAACGTCGGGGACCGGCGGCATGTTTTCGGGCGGCTCCTAGACTAGTTGAGGGAGGCTTCGATCTTGCGGATGGCGGCGAGTGAGCTGAGGACCTGCTCCGAATCGGGATGCAGCGCAAGCATCATCGCCACGACGTGCCGGCCTCGCCCCAGGTCGCGCCGGCGCAGGTAGATTTCTCTCAGATTCGTGAGCATGCGGAGCAGGATGTCCCGCGGACCGGCCGGGGTGACGTACTCCTCCGGCAGGCGGTTGCCGTTCTTCTTCAGGATTTCCGCGGCGTTTTCAGGGCCGAACAGATCGGCGAGACGTCCCGGCAGCTCTCCCGGAGTCAGGATCTCGCCGCGATGGAAGGGATCCACGAAAAAGTCGCGCTCTTCACTGCGGTGACGCACCAAAAAATGGCCAGGGAAGGAGACTCCCGCCAGCGGAAAGGCGAGCCGGCGGGCAACCTCCAGGTACAGGACGCTGAGGGTGATCGGAATGCCCAGCTTGCGATCGATGACGTCATTCAGAAAGGAGTTGCGCGGATCGTAATAGTCCTCCTGGTTGCCACGATACCCTTCCTCATCGATGAGGACATGGTTCAAGGCCTGCAGGATCTCGAGCGGATCGCGCGAAGGGGGAAGCCGTCGCCGGGTCACCCCTGACAGGCGGTCCAGCTCGGCGAGGTAGCGGGCATGATCGAGATCGGGATACTCCGAGCGCGCGATCAGGAGAACGGCGCGGTCGAGGGGAATCTCCTCTCCGCCGCACAGACGCTGGAGCTCGGTCAGGACGTCTTCCAGAAGGACTCTCCCGCGGCGCCGCCGTTGCCGGCGACCGCCGTGATTTTCTATGATAGCCGAAATTCCGTGGCGGCGTTTTGCGCTCACGGTGGAGAGAGAGGATGCTGGCGACCCGAATCCTGGACGAGGCGCTCGAGCGCAGGGGTGAAGGGTGCGCCGTCGCCTGCGGCGGCGAATCGCTGAGCTACGCCGATGCCCGCCGGCGCATCCTGCGGCTCTCGGCCACCTTCCGGAGGCTGGGGGTCTCGCCCGGGGAGCGCATCGTCATCCTGCATCGCAACTGCCACCGCTTCTTCGAGACTTATTTCGCCGCGCTGCACTGCGGCGCCATCCTGGCGCCGGTCAATCCCCGACTCGCGGCTCCCGAGATGAAATCGGTCCTCGAGGATGCCGGAGTCTCCCTGATCGTCTCGGAGCCTTCGACCTTCCTGGGGCTGGCCCCCGTCTTCCGCAGACTGCCCGGGCTGAAGGCGATGCTCTGGACAGGGCCGCTGCCGCCGTTCAAGAGTCCTTTGTTTCTTTCCTACGAGCAGGAGATCGCCGGCGCGGAAGGACCGGATCCCTTGGAGGCGAGCCTGGATGACTCCGCTCCGGCGCACCTCTACTACACCTCGGGCAGCAGCGGCGCTCCGAAAGGAGTCGTACTGACGCGCGGCAACCTGGCGGCGCATGCGCACGCCGCCGCCGTCGAGCTGGGCCTGGACCGCGACGTCGCATGGGGTCATTTCGCTCCGATGTTCCATCTGGCGGATGCCTGGGCCGTCTGGGCGGTGACGCAATCGGGAGGCAGCCACGTCTTCCTGCCGGAGTTCTCCGCCTCGGGGGCCCTCGCGCTGCTCGAATCGGGGAAGGTGAACATGACCAACATGGTCCCGACGATGTACCACCGGATCCTGCGCGAGCCCGGGCTGGAGTGCCGGAGCTTCCCCGGATTGCGCCTGCTCCTGAGTGGCGGCGCGGCGATGCCGGCCGAGACAGTAATGCGGATCCTCGCGGCCTTCCGCTGCGAGTATGCGCAGACCTACGGACTGACGGAAACCAGCCCGTTCCTCACCCTGTCGCGCCCCGATACGACGGCGCCGGGATCCCTGACGCGCAGCGAGGAGATCCGGCTGCGCTGCACCACGGGGCGGCCATTGCGCGGCGTGCAGGTGAGAGTGGTCGACGAGGCGGGCGCCGAGGTGCTGCGCGACGGGCAGGCGGTCGGCGAGATCCAGGCCCGGGGACCCACGGTGACGCCAGGATACTGGAACAACCCGGCGGAGACGGCCGCTTCATTCGAGGAGGGATGGCTCAAGACGGGAGATCTGGCGGTTATCGGCCCCGAAGGCTACCTGACGATCGTCGACCGCATGAAAGATCTGATCAACACCGGAGGCGAGAAAGTCTATTCACTGGAAGTGGAGAATGCCCTGGCGGCGCATCCCCAGGTGGCCGAATCGGCGGTGGTCGCGGTGCCCCACCCGGAGCTGGGTGAAGCGGTGCTTGCGGTGGTCGTCCTGCGCAGCCCGGAGGCGGCCAGTCCCGAGGAGCTGATCGCCCACTGCGCCCGGCACCTCACCTATTTCAAGGTACCCAAGGCAATCCGCATCGTCGTGGAGCTCCCGAAGACCGCCTCCGGCAAGGTCCTCAAGCGCGCCCTGCGCGAGAAGGCCTGACGCACCTTCCTTTACTGAACGTGCTGGATCCACTTCTGAATCAGCCGAGCGAAGGCTTTCCGCTTCGCCGAGAAATCCTCCAGGTCCTTGAACGCCACTATCGCGCGGTCTTCCGCCAGCCAGGAGAGCAGCGATTCGGGATCGGCGATCCCCAGCCCCTCCTTGGGGAGATCCCTCTTCTTCGCGCCAAGGTGAAGGATGACCCTGAGACCTTGGCCTGGTCGCAGATTCAGCGTCGCGAAGTATTCCGAGGTGCGAAAGCTGGGAACCTTCCATTTGATCCCTTCGGCGATTTTCGAATCGGCCGCGAGGATCGTCTCCCTTACGGCCAGGATCACCGGCTTCGCGGGATGCCGGAGCGACGCGAGGAATGCCTCGACGTCTTCCGACGCCGGATCGCTCTTTTCTTTCCGCTCACGGCCGGGGGCCTTTCCCGCCATGCTCTTTCCTCCGGAAACCCTTTTCAGTTGCTGCTGCCGTGCGGGGACTCCATCTTCTTCATAACCCCTTCGATCGCCTTCTTCATGCTCAAGGTGTCGGCGCCCTGGCTGGGCGGATAATCCACCAGGCTCTTCAGATGGGCGGCGAGGAACGGCGTGGCGGCGGTCGGCGCCCACAGCTTCTGTCCGACGAATTTCCGGGCGATATACCCCCATTCCTCGGAATCGGGGGTCATTTTTTCCATGGGGTCCATCAGGAGGTTCACGACGTAGGGAACGCTCGGATACGACTTCTCGTCGAACCAGCTGCCATGGTGCTTCACGCCGATGTGCAGCTTCCAGCCGTCCACGCGCACCGCCATCAGGTCGGTCTCGTCGTAATAGAAGAGCTCCCGACGGGTCGACTTCTCGCTCTGCCCGGTCCAGTGGGCGAGATTGTTGTAGCCGTCGAGGTGGACCTTGTAGGTCGCGGCTCCCATCTTCTTGCCGGTGAGGAGCTCGTCCTTCAGCTTCGGGAGCCCGGCAGCGGCGGCCAGCGTGGCGAAGAGATCCTCGTGATTCTGGATGCCGTTGGAGATGCTTCCCGGCTTGATCTTCCCCGGCCAACGTATCAGACACGGGACGCGCACCCCGCCTTCCCAGGTGGTCCCCTTCTCGCCGCGGAATGGAGCGTAGCCGCCGTCGGGCCAGAACATCAGCTCGTTGCCGTTGTCGGTGGTATAGACGACGATGGTGTTTTTCGCGACGCCCAGATCGTCGAGCTTCTTCAGCAGGGATCCGACCAGCTCGTCGTGCTCGATCATCTTGGCGCGCACGACGTCCTGCTCCGCACGCCCCTCGTCCACCGCCATCTGGATGTACTTCGCGGGCGCGTGCGACCAGATGTGGGTCGCCGTCGAGTTGTACCAGACGAAGAAGGGTTTGTCCCCCTTGCCGTGCTGGTCGAGCCAGTCGAGGGTCTTGTCGGTCACTTCCGCGTCGAAGGTCTCCATGCGCTTGCGCGTCAGCGGCCCGGTGTCCTCGATCCGCTGCCTGCCGACCTTGCCGAACTTGGGGTCGACCGTCGCGTCGTCGGTCGTCGTCGCCCAGGTGTGCAGCGCGCCGCGCGGCCCGAACTTCTTCGTGTATTCCGGGTTCTTCTGGCCGGGATAGTCGAGCTCTTCCGGCTCCTCCTCGGCGTTGAGGTGGTAAAGGTTGCCGAACCACTCGTCGAATCCGTGCATCGTCGGCAGGAACTCGTTGCGGTCGCCGAGATGGTTCTTGCCGAACTGCGCCGTCGCGTATCCTTGAGCTTTGAGGACTTCGGCCAGCGTCGGGTCGGATTTCTGGATGCCGCGCGTCGAGCCCGGGATGCCGATGGTGGTCATGCCGGTCCGGATCGGCATCTGCCCCATGATGAAGGCGGCGCGCCCGGCGGTGCAGCTCGGCTGGCCGTAGTGATCGGTGAACAGCATCCCCTCCCGGGCGATGCGGTCGATGTTCGGCGTCCAGCCCATCATCCCGTGCGAGTAAGCGCCGACGTTCCAGGTGCCGATGTCGTCGCCGAAGATCACCAGGATGTTCGGCTTGGCGCTCTGCGCCAAGGCGCTCCCACCGAGCAGAGCGACCAGCATTGCCGCGAGCACGACCGTGCGAAGCAGGAAGCTGCGTCTGGCGTCCATCTCGATTCTCCTGGACAGATTTGAAGGCGGGTTGAACCATCGCTCAGACAACCGGCCGGTCCCTCGGGAATCCACGGCAGACCATCGATTGTCGGTTCATGGACGAGACTGAGACGCCGCCGACTCTATCAGAAACCTGACGGTCTTGTGGGCTCGCCAATGGACCGAAGCGCCCATGCAACTGACCTGGGCCGTGCCACAGGAGCACGGCCGGGGGCTACGGCGTCGGGGCGGGCTCGTCCGTGAAGATTCGGTCGGCAGGATCGAAGGGGGGATCGAAGATCGACAGGACCGAAGTAGGCTGCTTGGCTTCGTAGCTGTGAACGACACCACGCGGGACCATGAGGAGCGAGCCGGCCTTCAGCATGTAGACGCGGTCGCCCATGATGAAGACGCCGCTTCCTTCGAGAACGTAGACCGTCTCGCCATGGTCCTTGTGGACGTGGGGACGGACGCGCGTTCGCACTTGCGTGAGATGGGCGCTGACTCCCTGGCCGCGCAGCAGCTCCACGGTGGTCAGCGAGTCGACCTTGCTGATCGGATGCTGAGTGCGGATCTCATCCAGCCGGACGATCGGCGAGGGACCATTCTCCTCCTGGGCCTGCTGGGTCTCCTGTGCCGCAGGCGCGCCGGCGAGCAGCGTGAGGATGCCTGCCGCCGGCAGAGCCAAACGAATCGCAAAGCCTTTCATCGCATCCCTCCTCACCGGAGCAGCTTCTCATCCCCCGGGTCGTGGTGGTTCCAGTAATCGAGCCGCAGCGACTTGCGCAGCCTGTAGACGCCGCCCGCCGCGGTTTCCATCTTGATCAAAAGATACGGAAAAGCCGAATCGAAGAAAAACCGCCCCTTTCCCTCCGGCCCCTGCAGCACGACCTCGACGGCATCGAAGGCGCCGGCCGGGACTTCGAGTCGCTGCGCCGGCTTGAACGTCAGCGTCATCGGCACCAGCGCCGGCTTCGCCACGCGTCCTCCGATCCGGCTGGGCAGCACATTGACCGCCAGCGGCACGGTCCGTGAGAAAGCCATGCCTCTCAACTGGAGCGGCAGGGCATCGGCGAGCAGGTCCTCCCGCGCGAACGGAATCGAGAGATCTTGGTCCGCTTCACCGTCCCAGTAGGAGTGCGACACCTGCTTCAGGCTCCCGGCGCCGGTCAACAGCTCCACGAAGGTGATGCCGCACGATTCGAAGTGGGCCATGCTCAGCTTCACCGGCCGCAGCGAGTCGCGCTCGAGGTAAGCCGAGAGCATCTGGTGGTAGTCGTAGGTCCCGGTGGGGATCAGCCGGATGTGGTTGAGCTTGAGCACCTCCCGGGTCTCACCCGGGATCGGGCCGCGATCCGACTTGACGTGCGTGTCGAGACGCAGGTCTTCCTTCACGACGATCATCCGGGCTTCGAAGCGCCTCGACGTCCCGTAGAGCGGCTCTTCCACGTCGTAAAGGCTCACCTCGGCCTTGCCGTCGTCCCACAGCGGATGACTCCCGAGCTCCTGACGATTCGGCGCCGCGGCGAGGCAGAGAAGGGCGAGGAGAAGGCCGAGACCGCTCCGGCTTCGGCTCACCGGCTCATCCGGCGGAATTCCGGTCGTTGACAGGGCTGGCTGACCGCCATAATCTTCGCCCCCGTTCGGTGCGCCTCTTTCTCGAAGGGCCCAGCAAATCTTGGAGACTCGCCGGCTCTACCGGGCCTATTCCGGATTCTACTTCCTCTATTACGCGGCGCTGGGGATCTACGTCCCCTTCTTTCCGCTCTATCTCCACGCCCTCGGAATCAGCGCGCAGGCGGTCGCCTTGCTCCTGGCCCTCGGTCCGCTCAGCCGCTTCCTCTTCCCCGCCATGTGGGGACTCTGGGCCGATCGCTCCGGGCATCGCAAGCGCCTGATCCTGATTTCGCTGGGCGGCGCCTGCGCCGCCTTCGCGCTGCTCTTCGGCGCCCGCTCCTTCGCCGAGATTGCCGCCGCGGTCTTCGCCTACGGCTTCTTCCTGGTCCCGGCAATTCCCCTCGTGGAGGGGATGGTGCAGGAGGAATCGGAT comes from Candidatus Polarisedimenticolia bacterium and encodes:
- a CDS encoding transglutaminase-like domain-containing protein: MSAKRRHGISAIIENHGGRRQRRRRGRVLLEDVLTELQRLCGGEEIPLDRAVLLIARSEYPDLDHARYLAELDRLSGVTRRRLPPSRDPLEILQALNHVLIDEEGYRGNQEDYYDPRNSFLNDVIDRKLGIPITLSVLYLEVARRLAFPLAGVSFPGHFLVRHRSEERDFFVDPFHRGEILTPGELPGRLADLFGPENAAEILKKNGNRLPEEYVTPAGPRDILLRMLTNLREIYLRRRDLGRGRHVVAMMLALHPDSEQVLSSLAAIRKIEASLN
- a CDS encoding AMP-binding protein; the encoded protein is MLATRILDEALERRGEGCAVACGGESLSYADARRRILRLSATFRRLGVSPGERIVILHRNCHRFFETYFAALHCGAILAPVNPRLAAPEMKSVLEDAGVSLIVSEPSTFLGLAPVFRRLPGLKAMLWTGPLPPFKSPLFLSYEQEIAGAEGPDPLEASLDDSAPAHLYYTSGSSGAPKGVVLTRGNLAAHAHAAAVELGLDRDVAWGHFAPMFHLADAWAVWAVTQSGGSHVFLPEFSASGALALLESGKVNMTNMVPTMYHRILREPGLECRSFPGLRLLLSGGAAMPAETVMRILAAFRCEYAQTYGLTETSPFLTLSRPDTTAPGSLTRSEEIRLRCTTGRPLRGVQVRVVDEAGAEVLRDGQAVGEIQARGPTVTPGYWNNPAETAASFEEGWLKTGDLAVIGPEGYLTIVDRMKDLINTGGEKVYSLEVENALAAHPQVAESAVVAVPHPELGEAVLAVVVLRSPEAASPEELIAHCARHLTYFKVPKAIRIVVELPKTASGKVLKRALREKA
- a CDS encoding DUF1801 domain-containing protein; this translates as MAGKAPGRERKEKSDPASEDVEAFLASLRHPAKPVILAVRETILAADSKIAEGIKWKVPSFRTSEYFATLNLRPGQGLRVILHLGAKKRDLPKEGLGIADPESLLSWLAEDRAIVAFKDLEDFSAKRKAFARLIQKWIQHVQ
- a CDS encoding arylsulfatase, translated to MDARRSFLLRTVVLAAMLVALLGGSALAQSAKPNILVIFGDDIGTWNVGAYSHGMMGWTPNIDRIAREGMLFTDHYGQPSCTAGRAAFIMGQMPIRTGMTTIGIPGSTRGIQKSDPTLAEVLKAQGYATAQFGKNHLGDRNEFLPTMHGFDEWFGNLYHLNAEEEPEELDYPGQKNPEYTKKFGPRGALHTWATTTDDATVDPKFGKVGRQRIEDTGPLTRKRMETFDAEVTDKTLDWLDQHGKGDKPFFVWYNSTATHIWSHAPAKYIQMAVDEGRAEQDVVRAKMIEHDELVGSLLKKLDDLGVAKNTIVVYTTDNGNELMFWPDGGYAPFRGEKGTTWEGGVRVPCLIRWPGKIKPGSISNGIQNHEDLFATLAAAAGLPKLKDELLTGKKMGAATYKVHLDGYNNLAHWTGQSEKSTRRELFYYDETDLMAVRVDGWKLHIGVKHHGSWFDEKSYPSVPYVVNLLMDPMEKMTPDSEEWGYIARKFVGQKLWAPTAATPFLAAHLKSLVDYPPSQGADTLSMKKAIEGVMKKMESPHGSSN
- a CDS encoding cupin domain-containing protein translates to MKGFAIRLALPAAGILTLLAGAPAAQETQQAQEENGPSPIVRLDEIRTQHPISKVDSLTTVELLRGQGVSAHLTQVRTRVRPHVHKDHGETVYVLEGSGVFIMGDRVYMLKAGSLLMVPRGVVHSYEAKQPTSVLSIFDPPFDPADRIFTDEPAPTP